In Desulfobotulus mexicanus, a genomic segment contains:
- the rd gene encoding rubredoxin, whose protein sequence is MKYVCELCGWEYDPAEGDSEGGIAPGTAFADLPDDWTCPVCGAEKDQFSPA, encoded by the coding sequence ATGAAGTATGTATGCGAGTTGTGTGGCTGGGAGTATGATCCTGCGGAAGGTGACAGTGAGGGTGGAATTGCACCGGGTACGGCCTTTGCCGATCTTCCCGATGACTGGACCTGTCCTGTATGCGGTGCGGAAAAGGATCAGTTTTCCCCGGCCTGA
- a CDS encoding FprA family A-type flavoprotein — MRPVEIAPNVFEVGVRDWNIRDFHGYSTPAGTTYNAFLIRGETNVLIDTVKAEFTEELLSNIRAIMDPKDIDIVVSNHTEMDHSGGLPRIMAAVGQDKPLYCSKMGAKNLARHFRENWNLKEVSSSEEISIGSGRTLMFIETRMLHWPDSMFTYLKEDGILFSSDAFGQHYAGSEIFDDQMDMSELLFHAKKYYANILLPFSALIAKLLKAVGEMGLKLNMVCPDHGILWRKDPGVILDAYDRWSRQETQNKAVVIYDTMWHSTEMMADAIVSGLVEAGVEQVRPISVRRSHRSDIMTEIMDAKVVMVGSPTLNNQIFPALMDVLTYMKGLKPQGKIAAAFGSYGWSGEAVKLLNAELAGMGFELPEEGLRIQYVPERDQLTLCHGLGMRMGLRAQGREV, encoded by the coding sequence ATGCGACCTGTTGAAATAGCCCCCAATGTTTTTGAAGTTGGTGTCCGGGACTGGAACATCCGTGATTTCCATGGTTACTCCACCCCCGCAGGTACCACCTATAACGCCTTTCTCATCCGTGGTGAGACCAATGTTCTCATTGATACCGTAAAGGCAGAATTCACAGAAGAGCTGCTGTCCAATATCCGGGCCATCATGGACCCTAAGGACATTGATATTGTGGTGAGCAATCACACGGAAATGGACCACTCCGGCGGCCTGCCCCGCATTATGGCGGCTGTGGGGCAGGACAAGCCCCTTTATTGCTCCAAAATGGGCGCAAAGAATCTGGCCCGGCATTTTCGTGAAAACTGGAATTTAAAGGAAGTCAGCTCCAGCGAAGAAATTTCCATAGGCAGTGGCCGTACCCTGATGTTCATTGAAACCCGGATGCTGCACTGGCCGGATTCCATGTTCACCTACCTTAAAGAAGACGGCATTCTTTTTTCAAGCGATGCCTTTGGTCAGCACTATGCGGGCAGCGAGATCTTTGATGATCAGATGGACATGTCCGAGCTGCTTTTCCATGCCAAAAAATATTACGCCAATATTCTTCTTCCCTTTTCAGCTCTCATTGCCAAGCTTCTCAAGGCAGTGGGCGAGATGGGGCTGAAGCTGAACATGGTCTGCCCGGACCACGGTATTCTCTGGAGGAAAGATCCCGGCGTGATTCTTGATGCCTACGACCGCTGGAGCCGTCAGGAAACCCAGAACAAGGCCGTTGTCATCTATGATACCATGTGGCATTCCACGGAGATGATGGCCGATGCCATAGTCAGCGGACTGGTGGAGGCTGGTGTGGAGCAGGTTCGGCCCATCAGTGTGCGCAGATCCCACAGATCAGACATCATGACGGAAATCATGGATGCCAAGGTTGTCATGGTGGGCTCTCCCACCCTGAACAACCAGATTTTCCCGGCACTCATGGATGTGCTGACCTATATGAAAGGTCTTAAGCCCCAGGGAAAAATAGCAGCAGCCTTTGGTTCCTACGGCTGGAGTGGTGAAGCTGTTAAACTTCTCAACGCGGAGCTGGCCGGTATGGGGTTTGAGCTTCCTGAGGAGGGTCTCCGTATCCAGTATGTGCCGGAGCGGGATCAACTGACCCTCTGCCATGGTCTGGGTATGCGCATGGGTCTCAGGGCACAGGGCAGGGAGGTTTGA
- a CDS encoding rubredoxin-like domain-containing protein — MAQWKCSICGYQMEAETPPAECPSCKKTCEFLDNTCYTPDCEGAGRDDRIK; from the coding sequence ATGGCACAGTGGAAATGCAGCATCTGCGGCTATCAGATGGAAGCGGAAACACCTCCGGCAGAATGTCCGTCCTGCAAGAAGACCTGCGAGTTTCTTGACAATACCTGCTATACACCGGATTGCGAGGGTGCGGGCAGGGATGACAGAATAAAATAA
- the recN gene encoding DNA repair protein RecN has translation MLSELAIRNFAIIDDLTIGFGQGMTVMSGETGAGKSIIIQAVNLLLGSRADARMIRQGHSSAEVEALFMPRAGSPAAIAMEKNDIPLDQGLHIRRVLSATGPHKIYINSRMATAQLLGELTEQLASIAGQHAHQRLLDENLHLDMLDDYAGLEKELTQYTESHGKLLQTLREMENLKKKKAKEEAEADFTAFQIREIEEAGPKENEDAELEILRKKLRHAHALGQTIGLVVEQLYEGEDAIAGKLAMLRKEMDKAASLDPSLDTAASDTEALALRCEDLAGHLRQYLDHMEMNPALLDQVESRLHLLAKLKKKYGPELKDVLAHKETLEKRYMEADSMEERMEELKKQRLILYNETLKLARHLSEKRSAAALTMASAVEKELADLCMAGTRFRVALLPLEAGSSPWMKDEKGQGLGEKGSESARFCIAPNVGETENPLSKIASGGELSRTVLALKTILARNEAVSTIVFDEADAGIGGSVAEAVGKKMQSLSSTHQVICITHLAQIAKFGHHHLHIAKAVEGGRTRTRIRLLSKDERPGELARMLGGAAISETTLAHARELLSEAHT, from the coding sequence ATGCTCAGCGAACTTGCCATCCGCAATTTTGCCATCATCGATGACCTGACCATAGGCTTTGGCCAGGGCATGACCGTCATGAGCGGTGAAACCGGCGCAGGGAAATCCATCATCATTCAGGCTGTGAACCTGCTTCTGGGAAGCCGTGCAGATGCCCGCATGATACGCCAGGGACACAGCAGCGCAGAGGTGGAAGCCCTTTTCATGCCAAGAGCAGGAAGCCCTGCGGCCATTGCCATGGAGAAAAACGACATCCCTTTGGATCAGGGACTGCATATCCGCAGAGTGCTTTCCGCCACAGGTCCCCACAAAATATACATCAACTCCCGCATGGCCACGGCCCAGCTTTTGGGAGAACTTACCGAACAGCTTGCAAGCATAGCAGGACAGCATGCCCACCAGCGCCTTCTGGATGAAAACCTTCATCTGGATATGCTCGATGATTATGCAGGGCTGGAAAAAGAACTGACACAATATACTGAAAGCCACGGAAAACTGCTCCAGACCCTGAGGGAGATGGAAAACCTGAAAAAGAAAAAGGCCAAAGAAGAGGCGGAGGCGGATTTCACGGCCTTTCAGATCCGGGAAATTGAAGAGGCAGGTCCAAAGGAAAACGAAGATGCAGAACTTGAAATCTTAAGAAAAAAACTGCGCCATGCCCATGCTCTGGGACAAACCATCGGCCTTGTGGTGGAACAGCTCTATGAAGGAGAAGATGCCATAGCAGGAAAACTTGCCATGCTGCGCAAGGAAATGGACAAGGCAGCTTCCCTGGACCCCTCCCTGGATACGGCAGCCAGTGACACAGAAGCCCTTGCCCTGCGCTGCGAAGATCTGGCAGGACATCTGCGCCAGTACCTTGACCATATGGAGATGAATCCGGCCCTGCTGGATCAGGTGGAAAGCCGGCTGCATCTCCTTGCAAAACTGAAGAAAAAATACGGCCCTGAACTGAAGGATGTGCTGGCACACAAAGAAACACTGGAAAAACGGTACATGGAAGCAGACTCCATGGAAGAACGCATGGAAGAACTCAAGAAACAGCGCCTTATCCTTTACAATGAAACCCTGAAGCTTGCCCGTCATCTTTCGGAAAAACGCAGTGCCGCAGCCCTGACCATGGCCTCTGCCGTGGAAAAGGAACTGGCTGACCTCTGTATGGCCGGAACCCGATTCCGGGTGGCCCTGCTGCCTCTGGAAGCTGGCAGCTCTCCATGGATGAAGGATGAAAAGGGACAGGGGCTGGGGGAAAAAGGAAGTGAAAGTGCACGGTTCTGTATCGCCCCCAATGTGGGGGAAACGGAAAACCCTTTAAGTAAAATTGCCTCGGGCGGGGAACTCTCCAGAACGGTTCTGGCCCTAAAAACCATTCTGGCCCGCAACGAGGCCGTAAGCACCATTGTATTTGATGAAGCCGATGCCGGTATCGGCGGCTCCGTGGCCGAGGCTGTGGGGAAAAAAATGCAGTCTTTATCCAGCACCCATCAGGTGATATGCATCACCCATCTGGCCCAGATCGCAAAATTCGGCCACCACCACCTTCACATTGCCAAGGCCGTGGAAGGAGGACGAACCCGAACCCGCATCCGGCTTCTTTCAAAGGATGAAAGGCCGGGCGAGCTGGCAAGGATGCTGGGCGGAGCCGCCATTTCAGAAACAACCCTTGCCCATGCAAGGGAGCTGCTATCGGAAGCCCATACTTGA
- a CDS encoding desulfoferrodoxin, giving the protein MAERLDVYRCDICGNVIEVMHGGKGELVCCGQPMVHLTENTVDAAKEKHVPVIERIPGGVKVVVGSTEHPMLEKHYIEWIEIIADNRVYRQDLNPGEKPEATFMIDAKNVVAREYCNLHGVWKAEG; this is encoded by the coding sequence ATGGCAGAAAGACTGGACGTTTACAGATGTGATATTTGTGGCAATGTAATAGAAGTAATGCACGGCGGTAAGGGTGAGCTGGTCTGCTGCGGTCAGCCCATGGTGCATCTGACGGAAAATACCGTGGATGCTGCAAAGGAAAAGCATGTGCCCGTGATTGAGCGCATCCCCGGAGGCGTAAAGGTTGTGGTTGGCAGCACGGAACATCCCATGCTTGAAAAACACTATATTGAATGGATTGAGATTATTGCTGATAATCGCGTATACCGTCAGGATCTTAATCCCGGCGAAAAGCCCGAAGCTACCTTCATGATTGATGCTAAAAATGTGGTTGCCCGTGAATACTGCAATCTGCACGGAGTGTGGAAAGCCGAAGGTTAA
- a CDS encoding cytochrome ubiquinol oxidase subunit I yields MDVVLLSRLQFAATTMFHFLFVPLTLGLSILVAWMETRYARTGDEVYLRMTKFWGKIFLINFAVGVVTGITLEFQFGTNWSQYSAYVGDIFGSLLAIEATAAFFLESTFIGIWIFGWKRLSAKAHAAVMWMVAIAGNASAIWILIANAWMQHPVGYTLRESFGGQRAEITDFMAVITQKFAWLTIMHTLAASIVLACFFVMGISAWHLLKKQHEEVFTRSFRMALVPGLIFSIFVAVQGDFHAVDVAHSQPAKMAAMEFHWETQPNAPSYIFAWPDPEAEKNSIEIGKIPGMLSFLIHHDFSTPVTGLKDFPKDERPPIAIVGMAFRVMVALGAYFIIACSIGWFFRKRLQEKPWYLKMMLWSIPLPYIATQAGWIVTEVGRQPWIVYGLMKTSDAVSPVSTGQVGASFVGFIVVYGLLGLAGFTMIAKKAMKGPDLPEETKA; encoded by the coding sequence ATGGATGTGGTTCTGCTTTCCCGGTTGCAGTTTGCCGCAACCACTATGTTTCACTTTTTATTTGTTCCCCTTACGCTGGGGCTTTCCATTCTTGTGGCGTGGATGGAAACCCGTTATGCCCGTACAGGAGATGAGGTGTATCTCCGGATGACAAAGTTCTGGGGAAAAATTTTTCTCATCAATTTTGCAGTCGGTGTGGTTACGGGGATTACTTTAGAGTTTCAGTTCGGAACCAACTGGTCCCAGTATTCCGCCTATGTGGGGGATATTTTCGGGTCGCTTCTGGCCATTGAGGCCACAGCGGCCTTTTTTCTGGAATCCACCTTCATAGGTATATGGATTTTCGGCTGGAAAAGGCTTTCGGCCAAGGCCCATGCGGCGGTTATGTGGATGGTAGCCATTGCAGGCAATGCTTCGGCCATATGGATTCTCATTGCAAACGCCTGGATGCAGCATCCCGTGGGTTATACCCTCAGAGAATCCTTTGGTGGGCAGAGGGCTGAAATTACAGACTTCATGGCGGTGATTACCCAGAAATTCGCCTGGCTCACCATCATGCATACCCTTGCGGCCAGCATTGTGCTGGCGTGTTTTTTTGTCATGGGTATCAGTGCATGGCATCTTCTTAAAAAGCAGCATGAAGAGGTCTTTACCCGGTCTTTCCGCATGGCACTGGTTCCGGGTCTTATTTTTTCCATCTTTGTGGCTGTTCAGGGTGACTTTCACGCCGTGGATGTGGCCCACTCCCAGCCTGCAAAAATGGCGGCCATGGAATTCCACTGGGAAACCCAGCCCAATGCGCCCAGCTATATTTTTGCATGGCCTGATCCCGAGGCGGAAAAAAACAGCATAGAAATTGGTAAAATTCCAGGAATGTTAAGTTTTCTCATTCACCACGATTTTTCAACACCGGTAACAGGCTTAAAAGATTTTCCAAAGGATGAGCGTCCGCCCATTGCCATTGTGGGCATGGCCTTCAGGGTTATGGTGGCCCTTGGTGCCTACTTTATCATTGCCTGCAGCATAGGCTGGTTTTTCAGAAAACGGCTTCAGGAGAAACCCTGGTATCTGAAAATGATGCTCTGGTCCATTCCTCTGCCCTATATTGCCACCCAGGCCGGATGGATTGTGACGGAAGTTGGAAGGCAGCCCTGGATTGTGTATGGCCTGATGAAGACCTCCGATGCCGTGTCACCGGTTTCTACGGGACAGGTCGGAGCAAGCTTTGTAGGATTTATTGTGGTATATGGTCTTCTGGGCCTTGCCGGATTCACCATGATCGCTAAAAAGGCGATGAAGGGACCGGATCTGCCTGAAGAAACAAAGGCCTGA
- the cydB gene encoding cytochrome d ubiquinol oxidase subunit II: MELQVIWFFLWGLLWAAYFMTDGFDLGVGALYPFLGRDETDKRKMINAIGPLWDGNEVWLITAGGVTFAAFPLVYATMFSSLYTPLMFILFGLIIRGVSFEFRGLSENRLWKKTWDTCIFVGSVTPAILFGVAFANIFMGIPIDGKGIFHGNLFTLLNPYGIMGGLLFLLLFMHHGALWLCIRTKEGLQERSIHTAKVLWPVMLVVLAVFVISSWFYTDLYANYLVTPLLFAVPLLAVAAFAGARIFLAKGKFFPAWGMSSAGIVATTFFGIIGLFPNLFPSSLSPEYSLNLMNSSSSPLTLTIMLWVVVIIVPLVIAYQSWAYYIFRFKVEEEDFTY; encoded by the coding sequence ATGGAACTGCAGGTCATTTGGTTTTTTCTCTGGGGCTTGCTTTGGGCCGCTTATTTTATGACGGACGGCTTTGACCTCGGGGTGGGTGCGCTGTATCCTTTCCTTGGAAGGGACGAAACGGATAAAAGGAAAATGATCAATGCCATCGGCCCTTTATGGGATGGCAATGAGGTGTGGCTTATTACGGCAGGCGGGGTTACCTTTGCTGCCTTTCCGCTGGTTTATGCCACCATGTTTTCAAGCCTTTATACACCGCTTATGTTTATTCTCTTCGGGCTCATCATCCGCGGAGTGAGCTTTGAGTTCCGGGGTCTTTCGGAAAACAGGCTCTGGAAAAAAACATGGGATACCTGTATCTTTGTGGGAAGTGTTACACCAGCAATCCTTTTTGGTGTGGCCTTTGCCAATATTTTCATGGGTATCCCCATTGACGGTAAAGGGATTTTCCATGGCAATCTCTTTACCCTCTTAAATCCCTACGGTATTATGGGTGGGCTGCTCTTTTTGCTCCTTTTCATGCACCACGGGGCCTTGTGGCTCTGTATCCGCACAAAGGAAGGTCTGCAGGAGAGGTCCATTCACACGGCAAAGGTTCTCTGGCCTGTAATGCTGGTGGTGCTGGCTGTTTTTGTGATCTCAAGCTGGTTCTATACGGATCTTTATGCCAATTATCTGGTAACACCTCTGCTTTTTGCCGTACCTTTGCTTGCGGTGGCAGCCTTTGCAGGGGCCAGGATTTTTCTTGCCAAGGGGAAGTTTTTCCCTGCCTGGGGAATGAGTTCTGCGGGAATTGTGGCCACGACATTTTTTGGCATCATCGGTCTTTTTCCCAATCTCTTTCCATCCAGTCTGTCTCCGGAATACAGCCTTAATCTCATGAATTCCTCTTCCAGTCCCCTGACCCTGACCATCATGCTCTGGGTTGTGGTGATTATTGTGCCCCTGGTGATTGCCTATCAGTCATGGGCCTATTACATCTTCCGCTTCAAGGTGGAAGAAGAGGATTTTACCTATTGA
- a CDS encoding DVU0772 family protein, which produces MIAIEELRNDMDLLNEIDWELTPEDAVNLYLEWGGIWKPGGLRYSVRGKHDKSHYFTVNTWEDPPVIYLIRRNSEEAVELAKIPLPPGLKESFMESIGYNRGVYSIEGEVKEWLLKKLYH; this is translated from the coding sequence ATGATAGCCATCGAAGAACTTAGAAATGATATGGACCTGCTCAATGAAATTGACTGGGAGCTTACACCCGAAGATGCCGTGAATCTTTACCTGGAATGGGGTGGCATATGGAAGCCCGGCGGACTGCGTTACTCCGTAAGGGGAAAGCATGATAAATCACACTATTTCACAGTAAATACCTGGGAAGATCCTCCTGTGATCTATCTTATACGAAGAAATTCCGAAGAGGCAGTAGAACTGGCAAAAATCCCCCTGCCCCCCGGACTCAAGGAATCCTTTATGGAGTCCATAGGTTACAACAGGGGCGTTTACTCCATTGAAGGAGAAGTCAAAGAATGGCTTCTGAAAAAACTGTATCACTAA